In a genomic window of Pieris brassicae chromosome 7, ilPieBrab1.1, whole genome shotgun sequence:
- the LOC123712483 gene encoding insecticyanin-B-like has product MYRFIIVTFVASVAGQLQLEGACDFNSTVSVNNLNATQLQGDWHILRRIASENETGQCAFSTLSGVTINNGVFSSAQFEIRQVVNKKVITRKADVTAGSGNQLVFKFSDETFTGLVLATDHIGYVLLYGCNNLQNDTRRNVRAWQFSRSDQYTTAQSTAVNAAVKANVDLRNAVWETLGFNKTDCDTSSAVSIASPVILTLVLYNILAKLI; this is encoded by the exons ATGTATAGATTCATTATCGTCACGTTTGTCGCCAGTGTCGCTGGACAGCTTCAGTTGGAAGGTGCCTGTGATTTTAATTCTACAGTTTCAGTGAATAACTTAAATGCAACTCAG CTTCAAGGCGATTGGCACATATTACGAAGGATTGCAAGTGAAAATGAAACAGGACAATGTGCCTTTAGCACTCTTTCAGGAGTCACTATTAACAACGGTGTATTTTCCTCTGCTCAATTTGAAATTCGGCAAGTTGTAAACAAAAAAGTCATCACTAGAAAGGCGGATGTCACTGCTGGGTCAGGAAATCAGcttgtttttaaattctcaG aTGAAACTTTCACCGGGCTTGTGTTGGCCACAGATCATATTGGATACGTTCTGCTATATGGTTGTAATAACTTGCAAAATGATACAAGGAGAAATG taaGAGCATGGCAGTTTAGTAGATCAGACCAATATACGACAGCGCAGAGTACGGCTGTCAACGCAGCAGTCAAGGCAAATGTTGATTTGAGAAATGCCGTTTGGGAAACTTTGGGCTTCAACAAGACAGACTGCGATACGTCGAGTGCAGTTTCCATAGCATCGCCTGTGATATTAACCCTTGTTTTGTACAACATACTtgctaaattaatataa